One region of Daphnia pulicaria isolate SC F1-1A chromosome 7, SC_F0-13Bv2, whole genome shotgun sequence genomic DNA includes:
- the LOC124350622 gene encoding histone-lysine N-methyltransferase, H3 lysine-79 specific-like: MSKALELKLHSPAGSDPDVYEWPLTCGRGASKTSGAVELVETIRWVCQEFPEIVLESNILSSYDTNSYESMKSLVDEYNNAIDAFLQRAAHTKRPNERFSTTQRRTSRNLLRHILQQVYVHAVTIPSKLNQYEPFSPEVYGETSYEIVRQIIDQLNITEEDTFLDLGSGVGQIVLQVAASTCCKMVWGIERSDWPNLFAMKMDLHFKRLMRWWGKPYGEYQLINGDFLDQRHSDKINSASVIFVNNLAFGPNLDQQLKERFAELRDGVRIISSKEFCPINSRLSERNLSNIGTIMQVSKLSPQGSVSWTGKSISYYVHTIDRTKLKLYLEPLKETENTPIASTGHNNKDADRILEPSDLVDASPPVIESGVKSSERIRTRRSLNAEKGNPVKIGAIANCNPAGKPVGRVGKREDPGIKKKNSISELKLVSSQSTNSSKGKKPSLKQQQRSCDISSVDDSIKNRTSQTTAVNDATETPSSHQMYLDTIRSQIIATVAMLQDENYRRSLMHDIEFERKRKK, from the exons ATGAGCAAGGCACTTGAGTTGAAATTGCATAGCCCTGCTGGTTCAGATCCTGATGTTTATGAGTGGCCATTGACTTGTGGACGGGGAGCT AGCAAGACCAGTGGTGCCGTAGAACTAGTAGAAACAATAAG ATGGGTTTGCCAGGAGTTTCCTGAAATTGTTTTGGAAAGCAATATCCTCAGCAGTTATGATACAAATAG ctaTGAGAGTATGAAGAGCTTGGTAGATGAGTACAATAACGCTATTGACGCTTTTCTTCAACGT GCAGCACATACGAAACGTCCTAATGAACGATTTAGTACAACACAACGCCGTACTTCGCGAAATTTGCTACGTCATATTCTTCAACAAGTCTACGTTCACGCCGTAACAATTCCCAGCAAACTCAATCAGTATGAGCCATTTTCACCAGAG GTGTACGGCGAAACTTCTTACGAAATAGTACGCCAGATTATTGACCAGTTAAATATTACGGAAGAAGATACTTTCCTTGATCTCGGTTCAGGAGTAGGTCAAATAGTTCTACAGGTGGCCGCTTCTACATGTTGTAAAATGGTCTGGGGTATAGAGAGATCTGATTGGCCCAACCTCTTCGCGATG AAAATGGATTTGCACTTTAAGCGATTGATGCGTTGGTGGGGGAAACCATATGGCGAATATCAACTCATTAATGGCGACTTTCTGGACCAGCGTCACAGCGATAAGATAAATTCAGCAAGCGTTATCTTTGTCAACAATTTGGCTTTCGGTCCCAATCTCGACCAACAACTTAAAG aacGTTTTGCTGAACTACGAGATGGCGTCCGCATTATTTCGTCTAAAGAATTCTGCCCTATAAACTCCAGACTAAGCGAACGCAATTTAAGTA ATATAGGTACAATCATGCAAGTTTCAAAGTTGTCACCTCAGGGATCAGTTTCTTGGACTGGGAAATCTATCTCTTACTACGTCCACACCATTGATCGAACTAAG TTGAAGTTATACCTCGAGCCGCTTAAG GAAACTGAAAACACTCCAATCGCATCAACTGGCCACAACAATAAGGATGCTGACCGAATTTTAGAGCCGTCAGATTTGGTCGATGCAAGCCCACCAGTTATAGAAAGTGGGGTAAAATCTTCTGAAAGAATTAGGACACGAAGATCACTTAACGCAGAGAAAG GGAATCCTGTTAAAATTGGTGCAATAGCTAATTGTAATCCAGCTGGCAAACCTGTTGGGCGAgtgggaaaaagagaagatccaggcatcaagaagaaaaattcgatCAGTGAGTTGAAATTGGTTAGCTCTCAAAGCACAAATTCATCTAAGGGTAAAAAACCCTCGCTTAAACAGCAACAACGTTCCTGTGACATTTCATCGGTTGATGATTCTATAAAAAATCGGACTAGCCAAACTACCGCTGTGAATGACGCAACCGAAACCCCTTCATCCCATCAG atgTATTTGGACACTATCCGTAGTCAAATTATTGCGACAGTGGCTATGCTTCAGGATGAAAACTATCGAAGGAGTTTAATGCATGACATCGAATTCGAacgcaaacgaaaaaaataa